AGGTTGTTAAAGCAGAACACGAACCCCTTATTCCGAAAGAATTGTTTGACGACGTTCAAAAAATACTTGTCCGGAAGATCAAATATCCCATGTATAGGAAACACCTCCCTATATTTAAGGCGATGCTGCGCTGCGGAGAGTGCAAAGGCACTGTTACGTGGGAAATACAAAAAAATCATTGGTACGCTCACTGTAGCCATTACCGAAACTGCAAGCAAAAAAAGTATGTCCGGCAGGAAGCTGTCGAAGAACAGCTTTTCCCATACTTTGATCGAGTTGCCCCGATAAACACGCGCTTGCTGCAGTGGCTTGAGAAGCAGCTTAAAGAAAGCCACACCGAAGAGATCAAATACAACACCTCAAAGCGAGAGGAGTTAAACCGGATCATCGCAACCGCCGATAGACGGATCGAGGCGGCGTATAAAGAGAAGCTCGACGGCAAGATGCCGGCGGATATGTGCAAAAAACTCATTGATGACTTTACGCGCGAGAAGGATGATGCGCTTGATGCGCTGCAAAAGTTAAGTGAGGCGCGCACGGCTTATTACGAAGCCGGCTATGCCGTCCACGAACTTGCAATGAAAGCGCAAGAGATCTACTCAAGCAAGAAAGCCACGGTGGACGACAAACGGCTGCTATTAAGCCACGTATTTACCGAGCATAGCTTGCAGGATGGCAAGATGACGCCTAACTACACGCTTGCCTTTGATTTCTTGTCGGAATGGATGCCGAAAGTAAATCCAGTATTCGTACAAACTAAAAACCTCGCGCAAGGCGAAGTTTCCAGTAAACCTTTAAGACAACCTCACGGTACCGCAAGAACTTCTTTTTCTCCGGATGCTGCTGTAACAGCATCAGAAGTCCTTGTGGGTGGATTGGCGGAACTTCGAAAGAATTATTTTCGAACCTCCGAAAACCCACATCCTATCTCACGATTCGGGGTTTCTGACCCTAAATCACGAGATCTGCTCCGGGAGCAGGACTCGAACCTGCAACCATCTCCTTACACATTATCCAATACTTTCGTATCGGGGTGGACTATATCATTATCCTTTCGGATATGGGGCGTTTCCATCAACCTTACAGTTGATGTACGAGTTTCCTCTAGTCTCTGAACCTTCCAGACTTTTTATAAAAAATCTGGCTTGGCTGCTGATTACCATAATCTTTTA
This sequence is a window from Candidatus Yanofskybacteria bacterium. Protein-coding genes within it:
- a CDS encoding recombinase family protein, with amino-acid sequence MIFYWLLPLRGAVPEANPHGKSDWGTTAPFKFMKNEQNTTKNKAISFCRVSSKEQADEGYSLESQEKLLEAYATDDKRDFKIIKIYKITESASGKQVRKTFQEALKYATDQKIKIILCEKIDRLTRNLKDASTIDDWVKDKDTTGRQVHFVKENFILNADTKAHDNLVWDMKVAIARFYSNNLSEEVKKGQKEKIAQGWLPTKPPLGYRTIGDKGHKTHEIDEKIAPYIRKMFELYATGNYSTLSLVRVMYKEGLRNREGKRVGKSRLHQLLSDPFYYGKMRWKGEVVKAEHEPLIPKELFDDVQKILVRKIKYPMYRKHLPIFKAMLRCGECKGTVTWEIQKNHWYAHCSHYRNCKQKKYVRQEAVEEQLFPYFDRVAPINTRLLQWLEKQLKESHTEEIKYNTSKREELNRIIATADRRIEAAYKEKLDGKMPADMCKKLIDDFTREKDDALDALQKLSEARTAYYEAGYAVHELAMKAQEIYSSKKATVDDKRLLLSHVFTEHSLQDGKMTPNYTLAFDFLSEWMPKVNPVFVQTKNLAQGEVSSKPLRQPHGTARTSFSPDAAVTASEVLVGGLAELRKNYFRTSENPHPISRFGVSDPKSRDLLREQDSNLQPSPYTLSNTFVSGWTISLSFRIWGVSINLTVDVRVSSSL